A segment of the Corynebacterium resistens DSM 45100 genome:
TTGGGTTCTCAGAGTTAGCGGGCGAGGTCATTCAGATCAAAGGCGGTGATCGCCCCATCGGGTTGATTGGGCCAGGAAAAGTCTCGCTCCAATAGCAGCTACTCGCACGCCTTCCTAGGTTTTAGTGCCCTTCAGAAAGTCGCTGATGTCAGCGAGTTGATGGGTACAAACCTAGCCTCCTCACCGACATGAGGCTGGTTCAGCGCCAATAGCACGTGAGGCGCACGAACCGTCGAGTAAATGAAACCCAATGCACGTTAAAAGACAAGCATTTTCAGATATGGTGGGCGCATGAATTCCCCCAGCGATATCTGGTCCGCCAGCGACTATGCTCCGACAGCTGTGCGCCTGCGACCGGTCTCCCAATTAGTGGCAGCAGAACTAGCTAAACAAGTACCCAGCCCCGCAACGGTCGTCGACATCGGTTCTGGGCACGGTGATGGAGTCTCAGCTCTTTCCGCCCTTGGCTACACCACAATCGCCATAGAGCCAACCGCCCGGATCCGCGAAATCGGTCAGCAACACGTACCCAATGTCACTTGGCTGGACACGTTGGGCGAAGCCACTGGCTTAAAGGATTCATCCGTCGATGCGATCACGAGCACGTTTGGAGCAATGTTCTGTGACCCAGCTGAGGGACCAGCGGAATGGGCCCGCATTCTACGCCCGGGCGGCCAGTTGGTAATGACCGTATGGAACCAAGAAGGCTTCCTCGCCACTATGACCGATGCGATGATGGAGGCAGTCAGCCCAGGCGCCTCAAAACAGGTCCCGCCGCACATGGCGTGGGGCATCAGTGAGACGGCCCACAAACGACTTTCGCAATGGTTCGATAACACCTGTATTGAGCACCGCACCCTTGACTGGTCTTTCGACAACGTAGATGAGGGTATGCAGCTCTACCACAAAGGCAGCCCGACACATGCGTGGATTGCCGCCAAAGTCGGCCCACGCCGAGAGGCACTGTGGACCGCGTTGCGCGATCATCTCGAAGCTCATGCCGACAGTGCTGGACGGATTCAGTCAACTACCGGCTATGCGCTCATCTCAGCGCAACGTCGTTGACAGACTTGACCCCTTGTGGGGAGCAGCAGTCGATGGCGCTTTGAGAACAACTTTCCCAGCACCGGGGAGCGACGCACTTCAGGTTCGAGTTTGTTTTGGCGTGTTTGCCAGCAATTGCAGCCCAAAACGCAAGGCACACATAAACTTGGCTATCGCCATCATTGCCATTATCAGGCGTAAGAAGCAACCATTTTTCCGATTATGTCTATCCCTACCCGCCGAGGTGATGCACAAAGGCTGTCGAAGCTGCGGTCTTTGATTTTGAATAAGCGTGCCCGGCTCACGAACGAGCTGTCCGGTACCAGCGGAGGGATCTATATCGGGAGGAAGCTCAAAGCCTTCGACATTCACAGCAAGAACAGCCACTTCCCTAACAAGGAGGGGTAATCGTGCCTTCTTCCTCCTTCTTGCAATCGCAACCGTCGCTTTTCCGCTTAACCACGCAGCCTCCCTCTTGGCATTCTCAGCTCAAAATCTGCAATTTCTTCAATTAACTCTCGGTCGTGCGTCACCACCAAAACCACAGCACCTTCCTCTGCACAGTTGCGGATCACCCGCCCCATATGCTTCATTGCAGTAAGATCCAGTCCACAGGTCGGCTCATCGAAAGCAATAACATCAGCGCCAGACACTTTCGCTGTAGCAACGGCCAACCGCTGTCGCTGTCCGCCGGACAGGCTGAGAGGGTGCCTTTCCCCCATCTCACCAAGACCGAGGCTCGCGAGAACCATTTCGATCTCTTTAGCGTTTACAGAACTCCGATGCCCCACTGATAGCAACATCTCTTCCACCAATGAGCTAGAGAACAATTGTCGATTGACGTCCTGCATCACTGCAAAACTGCGCTTCCTTCGCTCACGTATTGACAGTTCTTCTCCGTCGAGCTCTACTGTGCCCATAGGTTTGCACAAGCCAACTATCGAACGGACCAGCGTGGTTTTACCCGCCCCGTTGTCACCCGTGATGCAAGTAATGGCACCTCTCGGGAACTGCAGAGCGCCCTCATTCCGCAATCCCGGAACATCGAAGTCTCCAAGAACCAGCCCTTCAGTGAAGCGATGGTGGCTGTTTTCACGAGTTTTCACCCTAG
Coding sequences within it:
- a CDS encoding class I SAM-dependent methyltransferase, whose protein sequence is MNSPSDIWSASDYAPTAVRLRPVSQLVAAELAKQVPSPATVVDIGSGHGDGVSALSALGYTTIAIEPTARIREIGQQHVPNVTWLDTLGEATGLKDSSVDAITSTFGAMFCDPAEGPAEWARILRPGGQLVMTVWNQEGFLATMTDAMMEAVSPGASKQVPPHMAWGISETAHKRLSQWFDNTCIEHRTLDWSFDNVDEGMQLYHKGSPTHAWIAAKVGPRREALWTALRDHLEAHADSAGRIQSTTGYALISAQRR